Genomic segment of Lemur catta isolate mLemCat1 chromosome 2, mLemCat1.pri, whole genome shotgun sequence:
GCCTGACCCACAGGTGCACTGGGTCTCACACATGGAGGTTGTGGACCcctgggagaggagggtgggTGCTCTGGGCTGAGAATGTAGGCTCCGGAGTTCAGGAGAAGTGTTGGGGGTTCTTGGGCCCTGAAGGTCACAGCGGGGTGGGCCTTTGAAGGTGGAGCTGGTGGTGCCTTTTGAGGACAGGATTTTTCAAGTCACCGATAGTAGGAGTGATGGACCTTTATTGGAATCAGTTCTTTCTTCCCCCAAAGCTCCCGCCACCACCTCCCAGCACTGGGGGGCCATCTGCCACCTCCCGGAACACAGCTGCCTGGGGCTCTTGTCTCTGTATTGGCAGCTGGTGTGAATGCGCCCCCGAAAGTGCCCCGACCAGCCCTGAGAAGTAGAAAGCCCATCTCTGATCTGCCTCAGTCGCTGGAAGCCCAACCAAGTTCCCACCTCCTTCCTTGCTTCCCAGCAGGCGGAGTTGCTGCCGGGGCTCTTTGGGGCGGCGGGACCCCTGGGCCGAGCAGTCTGGGCTGTCCCCACCGTGCGCAGTGGCTGGATCCAGGGCCTGTGCTCCCTGGCGCAGCACCCCAGTGCCCTGCGCTTCTTGGCAGACCACGGTGAGTgcacccacccaccctgccccgtCTGCAGGACCCCTGGAGTCCTTGCATGGGGCTGAACCTGGTCTTCTCATCCACGAGTGTCGATTCACAGGGGTGTCGGTGTTCTCTGGCTCAGAGGTCAGGCCTGAGGAGCTGGGGTGGCCCCGTCAGTCACCTGCAGACGAGCTGTCAGGGAGTCAGTCCTCGAAACTAACTGGGGAGAATCCCGGGCTTCCTGGGCTAAGGCCCGGGTGGGAGGAGGTGTCCATCTCCCAGGAACTTCTGTCCTGGTCTCCTCTGGCTTTGCAGCAGGGGCGTCTGGGGGCGTCTCCGGTGCCCCCGGTCAGGCTCTTTGTGCAAGACTGTGAAGTTCGCCCACTGTACTCTGCTGACTgccttctcctctcttcccctgtcGCCTGCCCAGGTGCTGTTGACACCGTCTTCTCCCTGCAGGGAGACGCCAGCCTGTTTGTGGCCTCGGCTGCCGGTCAGCTGCTGGTGCACATCCTGGCCCTGTCTatgggaggcagggctgagggacaCACCTGTCCTCGGGATGATGACTGGCCCATGTGTGCCCAGAAGATTGTGGGTCACATCGAAGAGTCCCTGTGCTCCACAGACACCCCAAGGGTCACTCAGGCCCTCAATGCCCTGACCACCACCTTTGGGCGCTGCCAGAGCCCGTGGACAGAAGTCCTCTGGGAGCAGCTGAGTCCCCTCGTGGCCCGTCTGCTGGAGAGAGACCCCGTCCCGGCCCCACACCCGCTCGTGGACCTGCTCCTCTGCGTGGCCCGGTCAGGTCCCCAGGACGCAGCTggtgggcctggggtgggcaCGTGTTTTCCTCCAGATGTCCCAGAGTGGTGTGACACCTGGGCAGGTCTCACTGGCACCTAGGGATGGAGagtccacccctccccccacccccaaagaatGCTGCCTTCAGTGTGGGGACACTGGGGACGGCCTCTGTCTTGGGCTGGTGCTGCAGCCCAGGGGCCaaggcagccccagccaggccttgAGTGGGCTTTGGAGGGCGGAGGAATGACTTTCTCTCTCTGGGGTCCCCCGCAGTTCTCCTGTGCTCGGCTCTTCAGACCGTGGCCCGTGGGAGACGGCAGCTCAGGCCCTGAGCCGCTtggcccctccccaggcagggCCGCTGGCGCTGGGCGTCCTGAAGCTGCAGCTCTGGTATGAACCAGGGGGTTCTGTGCCAGGGGGTGCAGGGAGCGGGGGAGGCAGAGAGGTCAAGGGCGCAGCCCTTCTGGCTGGGAGCTGCGGGGAAGCCCCCAACACCAGTGGCCAGAGGCAGCCACATGGGGGCCCAGGCAGCCATGCGGGTTGGATGTAGGCTGGTGGCTTCTGCACTTCTCAGTGACAGAAGAATTATTTCAAACAAAAGCTCTGCGGGATCCTCAGGGACGAAACACACAGGGCTCTGCTGCCCTCTGACCCTCCCCAGCTGCCTCAGTGGGTGGCTCTGGAGCTCCcagtgtgcccaccacccagtGGTCTGGGGGCCACAGAGCCATAGAGCCTGGAGTCACAGGCGGGGCCTGCCAGGGTCCCAGAGGGACGGAGAGTGTAGTGTGAGCCCCATTCTGCTCGGGAGAGAGTGGGCCGAGGGAGGACAGGGTACAGAGGACCAGGGTCCAGCATGAGGGCAGGTCCTGCCCACAGAATGGAGTGAGGGACATCATCTTGACTGAGTAGTGACAGCCTCCGAGGCCCCTTTAGTGGCTGTTCCCAAGGATGCCAGGACTGGGCTCTGCAGGCCTTGGtccccccacgcccaccccatGGGGTCCCCTGGCCAGTGGCCTGCACACAAGCTGTTTCTCAGAGGGGCGTCCTGATCCCCTGCTTTGGCCAACCTGCCCCAGACGTGCCGGGACGCCAGGAGCACAGCGGCTCACGTTGCGCTGTTTCCTCCCCAGCCCACAGGCACTGAGGACCCAGGCCTTTGGggtcctcctccagcccctggcttGTGTCCTGAAGGCCACCGCTCAAGGCTCTGGGCTCCCAGGTACCCGGCTCAGAAacggggctggggagaggatggAACATGAGTTCCTGGGTGGATCCTGGGGGTCAGGGAAAGGAAGGTGGGGAGACCCAGCCCACCACCCAGGCCTTAGATAGCACCAGGCCTCCCTCTAAGAGCGAGGGTGGCCAGGGTGGGCCGTCCCCCAGGTGAGCCACTGCTCTGTGCCGGGAGCAGTGACCGTGGGCAGGGACCACTGGCAAGGCGGAGGTGCCCTAAGGGAGCTGTTCCTGGCTTGGCCTCCAGGCTTGCTGGATGGGACCTCGGAGGACTCTGTGGTGCTGGACGCTCTCCTGTCCTCCAAGTCATCCTGCGCGGGCCTCCTGTGCAGGACCCTGGCCCACCTGGAGGAGCTGCAGCCGCTGGTGGGTGTGGCCCCGGCTGTCCCTTGTCCAGACAGGTGGGACTGCTGCCTCGctgaccctccctccctccctcctctcagccCCAGCACCCCTCGCCCTGGCCCCAGGCACCCCTGCTCAGGGCTGTGGTGACAATACTGCGTCTCTGTGACGGCTCAGCAGCGCCCGCCTCCAGCGTGGGGGGCCGCCTCTGTGGGACCCTGGCGGGCTGCGTCCGCGTCCAGCGGGCGGCCCTCGATTTCCTGGGGACACTGTCTCAGGGGACAGGTGAGTGTGGTTGTCTGACTTTGGTGCTGGGtgagccccaggccctgctgtaCGGAACCGTGGTTCCTCTGCGTTTCTCCTTTGGGATGTGGGGGCACCTAGCTGGCTGCAGGGCCTTGTCCTGCTTTCCTGGGCTGGGATGAACATGTTCCCCACTGCACCGGGGGTTCTGGGCAGGAGTCGGGTGGGTGATCCATTCACGTCTCTCTCAGGCCCCCAGGAGCAGGTGACGCAGGTGTTTGCCGTCCTCCTGGAGTGCCTGGAGCGCCCCGACTCCAGCCCCACGgtacagggacagggacagggtgcgaggaggggagggaggcagaggtggtgGGACTGCCCCCGCCCTGGCACAAGCTTCTAGGAATGGGACCTTCAAACGGGCCTCGAAGTCGCTGCTCAGAGCCAGCTTCAGGGGCGGGCGGCTGTGCAGTGCGGGCCCAGGGATCCGGCGTCCGTGGACGTGAGTGTgaggggcctggctgggctgtgAGGAGAGGGAAGCAGTCCAGCCTCCCCACGGGGAGTTCTTGACATGAGAAGTGGCTTGGAGCCGGGACGGGCTTGTGCTTGGGGTCCGTCCGGGTTCTTACAAACGTCGGTTGTGCACATGCCTGTCCGCAACCCCTCGGTTGGGTACAGACCTAGTGGTGCGCGCTGCTGCGTGGACAATGCGTGGATTTGGAGGAAGGGCTCGGAGGCTTCTTGGGGTTTTAAGGATAAAGGTGCCCTGGATGATTTGTTGCGTTTTGAGGTAGAAATCTTGTTACCCCAGAGGTGGGGGCCCCTGGCTAgggtctccccctccctctcGCGTGGTCTGGGAAGCTAGTTTTGCCGCTTATGTGTATGCGGCTGCCTGATGAGAAGGAAGCCCCGTGTTCCCGTCTCCCTACACGCCTgtcccccagggcagggcaggtgacggctgggggaggcaggtggaCGGCTGCCCCTTCTCCTCTCAGCCCCATGGCCTCGCCTGCCCAGGTTCTGAAGAAGGCCTTCCAGGCTACCCTCAGGTGGCTCCTGAGCTCAGCCAGGACACCCGGCTGCTGTGGTCTTGGCCCCCACGCAGCGCTGTTCCTTCCAGGTAACCCCGGCTCCTTGCAGGGGTGGaggcagctgggggctgggcaggcagggtgAGCAGCATTGTGACCTGAGGTAGCTCTGACTCACTCTTTCCGCCCCACAGAGCTGTTCCCTGTGCTGCAGAAACGCTTGTGTAGCCCCTGCTGGGAGGTGAGGGACTCGGCCCTGGAGTTCCTGACCCATCTGAGCAGGCACTGGGGAGGTGAGTGCCTGGCGGAGGGAGGGCTCTGCCTGTGGGAGGTCTCCCGCTGGCTCTCGGCTGGACCAACCAGGCTGCCCCCGGGAGCTCTAGGAGGAGGCTGTGGGGCTCAGCGCAGTCACAGCTGCCCGTGGCCATTTTGACCCCCAGAGCAGGCTGACTTCAGACACATGCTCCTCGAATCAGAGGTGCCCGAGCTCACCTGGCAGCTTCTGCAAGATCCTGAGAGTTACGTCCGTGCCAGCGCAGTGACTGCCATGGGGGAGCTCTCTAGCCGGGGCTTGCACGCCGCCCCCACCAGCCCCGAGCACCCAGAGGCCCAGCAGGTAGGAGGCAGTGGGCAGCTGTTTGCAGTTGCAGGGCTGCCAGGGGCGGGGGCAAGCTGGCCTGCCTTCCAGCCTGTGGGCGGCTGCTGCTGTGGGCAGTGCCACAGGAGTGACCACCAAggagccaggtgctgtgctgggtggGTGCCTGTGTCCTCCGGCTTTAGTCTCCCAGGCACCCCTGCCACTTAGTTGTGGTCACCCTGGTTGCACAGCGAGTACACGCAGGGTTGGAGGGCAGCTCCCGGGCATGGCACTTGAAGGAGCCAGAGCAGTGTGTGGCCGGGGCCAGTCCCCTGTTGTGCCTAAGGTCCTGTtgtgccagccctgccctccccagcgaccttccccaccctctctccttccccagagCCTGCTTCCGGAGTTCCTGCACATCCTCTCTGCAGACTCGGAGGGCTTCCCGCGGAGGGCTGTCATGCAGGTCTTCACCGAGTGGCTGAGGGGCGGCCACGCCGACGTGGCCCGGGACACAGAGCGGTTTGTGGCCACGGTGCTGCAGGTGGTGAGCCGGGACCTGGACTGGGAGGTGCGGGCCCAGGGCCTGGAGCTGGCGCTGGTGTTCCTTGGCCAGACGCTGGGGCAACCGGGCCCCCACTGTCCCTACACCGTGGCCCTGCCCAAGgcagccccgcccagccccctccctgagGCGCTGGGGGCTCTCTGCCGGGTGCGGCTCTTTGAGTTCGCCTTTCGTGCCTTGTTTGACTGTGACCGACCCGTGGCCCAGAAGTCCTGtgacctcctcctcttcctgagGGACAAGACTGCGGCCTACAGCAGCCTGTGGGAGGCAGGGGGCAGCCCAGACTCAGCTTCCGTGGAGGCTGCTCTGCAGAGGTGGCAGGCGGGCGAGCAGGGCCAGCCCTTGGGGGACCTGGAGCCTGAGGCCATGCTGGCCGCGCTGAGATCCATAGACCTAGAGGGCCTGCGGGGCACACTGGCCCAGGGTAGCGACCACGTGGAGAAGAGCCCCCAGTCCCTCCTGCGGGACATGCTGGCCACAGTGGGCGTCCTGCAGGAGAACCAGGCCGACTGCTACTGAGGCCGCCCAGCCCGAGACCTGCACTGGGGGAGGCTGTGCCTCGCCCTGCCTGGGGCCGCTGCCTTCCCCACggctccagcccagcctggctgcGCGAGGGGCCCTCCGGGGAAGCCAGGACTGGGAGAGAAacgagattttttaaaaaatcccacaTTTTGATGTATCATTAAAGAAGTGGCTTATTTTCTACTCAAAATAAATGGCAAtgaagtctttaatccacttggagttgatttttgtatgtagtaGAAGACACGGGTCCAGtgtcattcttttgcatgtggatgtgcAGTtctctaacatttattgaaaagactgtcctttccccatcgTGTATCCTTGGTGCCCTAGTCAAAGACTCGTTGACCATacatgtgagggtttatttctgggctctctcttctgTCCCACTGGCCTGCGTGTCTGTTTTTGTGCTGGtgccatgctgtttggttaccgTGGCTTTGTCGTGTGTTTTGAGGttaggtagtgtgatgcctcccactgcattctttttcagaattgctttggctTTTCGGGCCTTCTGCAGTTCCATATGGTTTTTAGGATTGTttctctgcttctgggagaaatacctttgggattttgatagaatTCCATCGAgcctatagatcactttgggacatttaaaaattactaattctTCTGATCtctgaacacaggatatctttttatttatttgtgtcctctgtGGTTTCTTTCATTGATACCTTACAGTTTCTatatacagatctttcacctctttggttaaatttattcctaggtattttatttatgatgctattataaatgggatcgTGTTCTTAATTTTCAGATAGTtcgttgttagtgtatagaaaggCAACTGacttttgtgtgttgattttatatcctgcaactttactgaatccATTTATTCtaacaagtttttttcttttttccagtggAGTCTTTAGGGCTTTCCGTATATAAAATCACGTCATCTGcagaaagaaactattttttctttttgatttgggcgtctatttatttttcttgcgtTTTTGCTCTGGCTGGGACCTACCGTGTTGAATAGCAGCAGTGAGAGTGGGCGTCCTTGTCCTGTTCCTGATCGTAGAGGAATGGCTCTCAGCTTCTCCCCATTCAGTATGCTCCTGGCTGTGCACTTGCTGTGTATGGCCTTTGTTGCAGTGCATTCCTTCTGGACCTAtgttgttgagtgtttttatcatgaaagggtgttgaattttgtccaatgctttttctgcattattgAGCTGGTCATATTacttttatccttcattctgttaatgtggtttaatcacatttattgatttgcatatgttgaaccatccttgcatcccagggataaatcccactcgttcatggtgtatgatccttttaacGTACTGTTGAGttcagttttctagtattttattgaagatttttgtgtctgtgtttatcAGGGATACTAgcctgcaattttctttttttgtagcaTCTCTATCTGGTTTTAGTGTGAGGGTAGTGCTGGCCTCGTAAATTGAGTTTGGAACTGTAAAACTCCTTGAAGAGAACGTAGGGGAGaagctccttgacattggtcttcccagtgatttttttggatatgacaccaaaagcataacagggaacaaaagcaaaaaaaaatcaaatgggaCTATATCCAACTAAAAGCCTCTGCACAACTAAGGGAATAATGCAACCTATGGAAGCGAAGAACTTATGTGCAAAACGTATATCTGATGatggttaatatccaaaatatgtggAACTCACACACTTAATAGCAAAACACCAAATAACTTAAAAATGGGCAGAGAACCTGGATAGACATTTTCTGAAAGAAGACGTAAACGGTCAACAGGTAAATGAAAAGGTGCTCGACATCAGTAATTATCAAGgatgtgcaaattaaaaccaccaggAGCTATAACCTCACAGctgttaggatggctactgtcaaaagacaagagagaagtgttggcaaggatgtggagaagaaGGAACCTTTGTGTATGCTGTTGGGAATGTACATTggcacagccactatggaaaatagtatggacgttcctcaaaaagttaaaaatgtcactaccatgtgacccagcaatcccacttctgggtatttatccaaaggaaatgaaatcagcgtGTTGAAGCGACTTCTGCACTCCCATgttattgcagcaccattcacaacaacccaagtgctcatcagtgAATGGGTAAGGAAATTGTGCttatatacagtggaatattattcagccataaaaagaaggaaatctggccatttgtaacaacatggatgaacctggagaacatcaCGCTAAGTGAcctaagccaggcacagaaagacacatgCTGCAGGCTTTCACACGTGGGAGCTAAAAACATCAAactcagaagcagagaatagagtggtggttgccaggggctggggttgggggatgaGATTTGGGTCAAAGGTACAAAGGTTCAGTTAGAAGATGAACAAATTCTGGGGCCCTGATGTACAATGTGGGTGGTGATGGGTgtgttaatttgattgtggtaatcgtTACACAACTTATGTATATGTGTCAAATCATCAGGATGTACATCTTGAATATAATCCATCTTTATTtgtcaattcaaaaatttaaaaaagagctGGCATTTGACAGTGGCTCTGAGTCAGCACTTTGTTGGGTGCTTGGAGAAGGGGGTGGGAGACTCTCCGCACGCACAATGCCAAGGTGCCCTGTGACGCCTGGGGTCAGAAAGCAGGTGGCACAGGCCAGAGAGTATCTGATGCCCAGATGTCAGCCCATCCGAGCCCAGGTTTTGACCTCCAGGACTACCCAGAAGTTGTAGCGGTTTGAAGTCCGCGTCTCAGTGGACAGGCAAGGAGCCAACCGGGGTAACGTCAGGAGGGGCTGAGGCCAGGCAGGTCCTACTGGAGCAAACAGGTATGAGCCCAGCTCTGCCGTTTccgggctgtgtgaccttggatgagcCCCCTCTCCTCactgtctcctcatctgtaaatggggagtGTGCGGTTTGTCCCCCAGGGCATCCAGGCACCCTAAGGCTCCTTGTGTGGTGCCCAGCAACATactgcccccgccctgccccccgcCCACCGGTGAGGAGCCCCGGGCTCCGTGCCTGCCTCGTGGGCTCCAATTATGCTGCGGGAAAAGGGAGCATGTGGGGGTCTGGGAGACCCTTTGGACTTACCCTCCCTGCTGTGGGTCCTGCCAGCTGGGGGTTGGGCACCTGGCATGTCTGCCACCCAGCGGCCACCAGCTTCCCCAGCCTCCCGGGACAGGCCGGCCTGGGTCTTCGGGTGAGCACTCTGACCTGTGCACGGGCCTCCAGCGTGGCCTGAGGAGGAGCTGAGCCGTGGGCAGCAGCACCAAAGCCCTCCCAGCACAGGTGCTGCCTTACTTGTCACAGATGTGACCTGAGGACAGAGACCAGGAGAAACCAGGAGCTGCAGGGGATGCCCTGAGCTGGTGGAGGCCCTCCCAGCGCAGGCTTTGCAGCACGCAGAGCAGGGCCGTCACCAGCCAGACGTGCCACATGTAGACAGTGCCCCTCCCTCAGGAGCCACAGCCCTCCGCAGTCTGCTCTGGGGGCCGCCCTGGTGAGGCAGGTTTCCCCGCAGTCTGTTAGTCATTCAACAACCAGCACCTGGAGGGCTGTGTGGcgccctggctgggctggggagacagCACCACCCAGTGGCTGGTGCTTGTCATTACGGGACTcaccaggcagggcaggagagggatgAACGGGCAAGCAGGTGCGTGTCATTATGTGTTATCGCAGGTGCTGATAAGAGCCGTTAAATAAAATGTCTGGGAGCAAGAATCTGGGCAGGGGTCTCCTTTGCAGGGAGGGGGACGGGGGCCGTGGGAGACTGAGGGGACTTTGAGGCCAAGCCCTAAAGGATGAGAAGGTGCCAGCCGAGAGAGGCACCTGCTCAGTGGGAGGAGATGGTGTGTGGAGGCGGTGGGGGTGCCTGGCACGAGGGAGTGAGCGGGGCGGGCAGCGGGGGAGGCTGCCGCTCCTCTGGGCCCTCGGGGGCAGAGTTCACGGGCACGGGGCCTGCCACAACTCAGCTGGGTTTTCAGGTTCCCCATTAGGTGTCAAGAGCAACAGTGACTTTGAACACCAAAGAAGCCAGGGAGGGCTCGGGAACCTGTGTTCTTAGAGTGCAGAAACATACAGGTAGGAGATGCAGCAGGAAGCACAGGGGATGACACCAAATAAAGCCCCAGATTGAACCTAATTAGGTGACAGGTGTGGTTCGTGGGCGTATGGTGCCTGTCAGAGCCTTACAGGGCCTTACACCTGCACCTCTACTCCTGGGGTCGAGCGCAGGGCTGTGCACAGCTGACACCAGTTGgccctggggggtgggcaggacaggCCTATgggcccatttcacagatggggaaactgaggcagtggAGACTTGTGTTTCTGCTTTAGTAGCTCCTGCCATAGACTTGAAGTGGGAAACCCCCTCCCCCAAgctctgcccctcctctcccccgcCCCGGCCTGGTTCTCAGCACCCCTGGGGGACTTTCAGGGCATCCAGCATGTGCTGACTGTATGAGGTTGGGTGGCTGCTGGCTGGGGCCCTAGAAAGAGGGTGTGTTGGTCAGCTAGTACTGTGTAACAAATAACCCCAAACAGACGACTTTGTAATACTTTCTTATTTCTGAGGGTCTGTGGGCCAGCCAGGTAGCACTGCTGGGCTCACTGATACATCCGTGGTCAGCTTGGCTGGGAACTGGCAGGTCTAGGGTGGCCTCAGCTAGGGTGACCCAGGCTCCACATGTCCTCCCACCTTCTGGCAGACCAGCCCGGGCTTGCTCTCACGCTCTTGCAGAAAGGTGTACAAAAGGGAGCAGGCAGAAGTATGCATGGCCTGCGAGGCCTAAGCTCAGAACTGGCACAGTGTCACTTCCGTCACCTTTTATTGGCCAAAGTAAGACACAGGACAGGCTGAGATTCAAGGATGGGGAAATAGAGTCCACCTCTAGCAGGAGCTGGGCAAAGTCACACGGCAAAGGGCACGATGCGGGGAGATTGGAGTCGCTTTTGTAACTGATCTACTCCAAAGATCACACAGCTCTACCTCGACCCGTGGATCTGTTAGGGAGACAGAATCTCTGGCTCTTCTCGGAACAGGGCcccctgctttggtgctgtttGGAGCAGTTGCTCCGCCTGGGAGGAAGGATGAGCTGGATCCTCCATTTGGGTGCTGCCCCAGCCTTAACCCTATCCCAAGCGACCGCtccacctggggaaggaggggctgcTTCATCCATCTGGGaactccccagcccaggcatgatagatttggaaagtgacctagggTAACCTAAGGGCAATTAATGTGCccttagcttgaatctgcattgcgGTTCACCgccccaggtgggctttcttagagtGAGCTCTTATAGGTTGATGgcattttgaggacacctgttgatcatttgataacagCCTACACCTCCCGAGAGCTCGCCCCCAggctgggctaataaaaggaaacaatccgagAGAAAGAGAAGTGAGTGGGGTCAGTGAGTCGGTCTGTCTCTCCACTCTCGGAGACGGACCGTCTTATCCTACGGTAAAGAGCTGCTCGTGTGAAACTGCTCCTGCCTGGGGTGACTCTCGTCttggccttgctggtgatttttccaagaaaggagtcagaggacgGGATCATAGTCTGTACTCGACACtctggtgtgtctggtcattctgtGCGGCCAAGAGCACACGAGGGCCGCGGGCAGACTCCCGCCCTGACGCCTGTGGTGCTG
This window contains:
- the BRAT1 gene encoding BRCA1-associated ATM activator 1 isoform X2, which gives rise to MDHECARLLPAVCAVLADPGQPVADDTCLEKLLDWFKTVTEAESSLLLLQENPCLVELLSHVPKLQDVSAGVLSFSLRLAGIFAAQEDCFQYLQAELLPGLFGAAGPLGRAVWAVPTVRSGWIQGLCSLAQHPSALRFLADHGAVDTVFSLQGDASLFVASAAGQLLVHILALSMGGRAEGHTCPRDDDWPMCAQKIVGHIEESLCSTDTPRVTQALNALTTTFGRCQSPWTEVLWEQLSPLVARLLERDPVPAPHPLVDLLLCVARSPVLGSSDRGPWETAAQALSRLAPPQAGPLALGVLKLQLCPQALRTQAFGVLLQPLACVLKATAQGSGLPGLLDGTSEDSVVLDALLSSKSSCAGLLCRTLAHLEELQPLPQHPSPWPQAPLLRAVVTILRLCDGSAAPASSVGGRLCGTLAGCVRVQRAALDFLGTLSQGTGPQEQVTQVFAVLLECLERPDSSPTVLKKAFQATLRWLLSSARTPGCCGLGPHAALFLPELFPVLQKRLCSPCWEVRDSALEFLTHLSRHWGEQADFRHMLLESEVPELTWQLLQDPESYVRASAVTAMGELSSRGLHAAPTSPEHPEAQQSLLPEFLHILSADSEGFPRRAVMQVFTEWLRGGHADVARDTERFVATVLQVVSRDLDWEVRAQGLELALVFLGQTLGQPGPHCPYTVALPKAAPPSPLPEALGALCRVRLFEFAFRALFDCDRPVAQKSCDLLLFLRDKTAAYSSLWEAGGSPDSASVEAALQRWQAGEQGQPLGDLEPEAMLAALRSIDLEGLRGTLAQGSDHVEKSPQSLLRDMLATVGVLQENQADCY
- the BRAT1 gene encoding BRCA1-associated ATM activator 1 isoform X1, which gives rise to MDHECARLLPAVCAVLADPGQPVADDTCLEKLLDWFKTVTEAESSLLLLQENPCLVELLSHVPKLQDVSAGVLSFSLRLAGIFAAQEDCFQYLQQAELLPGLFGAAGPLGRAVWAVPTVRSGWIQGLCSLAQHPSALRFLADHGAVDTVFSLQGDASLFVASAAGQLLVHILALSMGGRAEGHTCPRDDDWPMCAQKIVGHIEESLCSTDTPRVTQALNALTTTFGRCQSPWTEVLWEQLSPLVARLLERDPVPAPHPLVDLLLCVARSPVLGSSDRGPWETAAQALSRLAPPQAGPLALGVLKLQLCPQALRTQAFGVLLQPLACVLKATAQGSGLPGLLDGTSEDSVVLDALLSSKSSCAGLLCRTLAHLEELQPLPQHPSPWPQAPLLRAVVTILRLCDGSAAPASSVGGRLCGTLAGCVRVQRAALDFLGTLSQGTGPQEQVTQVFAVLLECLERPDSSPTVLKKAFQATLRWLLSSARTPGCCGLGPHAALFLPELFPVLQKRLCSPCWEVRDSALEFLTHLSRHWGEQADFRHMLLESEVPELTWQLLQDPESYVRASAVTAMGELSSRGLHAAPTSPEHPEAQQSLLPEFLHILSADSEGFPRRAVMQVFTEWLRGGHADVARDTERFVATVLQVVSRDLDWEVRAQGLELALVFLGQTLGQPGPHCPYTVALPKAAPPSPLPEALGALCRVRLFEFAFRALFDCDRPVAQKSCDLLLFLRDKTAAYSSLWEAGGSPDSASVEAALQRWQAGEQGQPLGDLEPEAMLAALRSIDLEGLRGTLAQGSDHVEKSPQSLLRDMLATVGVLQENQADCY